The following are encoded in a window of Etheostoma spectabile isolate EspeVRDwgs_2016 unplaced genomic scaffold, UIUC_Espe_1.0 scaffold314, whole genome shotgun sequence genomic DNA:
- the mavs gene encoding LOW QUALITY PROTEIN: mitochondrial antiviral-signaling protein (The sequence of the model RefSeq protein was modified relative to this genomic sequence to represent the inferred CDS: inserted 2 bases in 1 codon; deleted 1 base in 1 codon; substituted 1 base at 1 genomic stop codon) — MSFASDKLYNGYLRRNMPTIVTKVKPTQIMLHLPCLTAHDRESIEAKRETYGNYDSMVVLLDCLKRRENWPEQFIEALEACEHPTLAAEIRAEYNALRGINNSNPNSPPTTVVRAHIHPAPSASHQSLPEGGANSQAIVTPPAEASAPPQPAAQASPPLSIFNXPPPDLTQNKVIPCPTPPLSPVTLHNLATKTPPPQRKIESHLEPVENSESDIQDISGDTAVIPDQVRAGTSEESLISVATLQPSHPVEQCETDSPTHPDPVQTTTTATEISPPQSPSPTQMNSDVTNGSSFPMMTPERPPVQDTTPPVDLKPAAVLQPEQMSGPPATHVVESSPQTETAAPTCPLPGAAGMDTSLCDETVCLSKPGQIISIPPQNHEHSAIPVPSSPVQPYSGNTERLEMSDAAGDTVTSACLLMALLSAPPQRVQSLMPCQENGIALNHNEPEETTMXSPSQSWEAEVLENVVHVSEEASILN, encoded by the exons ATGTCATTTGCCAGTGACAAGCTGTACAATGGATACTTGCGGCGGAATATGCCGACCATTGTGACTAAGGTGAAACCGACACAAATAATGCTCCACCTGCCTTGCTTGACTGCTCACGACAGG GAAAGCATTGAGGCTAAACGAGAGACTTATGGGAACTATGACAGCATGGTGGTTCTTCTGGACTGtctgaagagaagagaaaactgGCCGGAGCAGTTCATCGAAGCGCTTGAGGCGTGTGAGCATCCGACTTTAGCAGCTGAGATCAGAGCAGAATACAACGCTCTGAGAGGCATCAACA ATTCCAATCCCAACTCCCCTCCAACGACTGTCGTCAGGGCCCACATCCATCCTGCACCCTCTGCCAGTCATCAGTCCCTCCCAGAAGGTGGTGCAAACAGTCAGGCTATTGTTACTCCACCAGCTGAAGCATCAGCTCCTCCACAGCCAGCTGCCCAGGCCTCCCCCCCTCTCAGTATATTCAACTAACCTCCGCCTGAT TTAACTCAGAACAAAGTGATACCCTGTCCAACACCTCCTCTTTCCCCTGTTACCCTACATAATCTGGCCACTAAAACCCCACCACCTCAGAGGAAGATTGAATCTCACCTGGAGCCGGTGGAAAACTCTGAATCAGACATCCAGGATATCTCTGGTGATACCGCTGTGATCCCTGATCAGGTGAGGGCAGGAACCAGTGAGGAATCGTTGATCTCTGTGGCTACTCTTCAACCATCCCATCCTGTTGAGCAGTGTGAAACAGACTCTCCGACCCACCCAGATCCGGTCCAAACAACAACCACCGCCACAGAGATCAGTCCACCACAGAGTCCCTCTCCAACTCAGATGAACTCAGATGTGACCAATGGATCCTCTTTCCCCATGATGACCCCAGAGAGACCTCCAGTCCAGGACACCACCCCTCCTGTTGACCTAAAACCTGCTGCTGTCCTGCAGCCTGAACAGATGTCTGGACCTCCTGCTACACAT GTTGTTGAAAGCAGTCCACAGACAGAAACTGCAGCTCCAACCTGCCCCCTGCCTGGTGCTGCTGGGATGGACACCTCTCTCTGTGATGAAACGGTGTGTCTGAGCAAGCCTGGTCAAATTATCAGCATCCCCCCACAAAATCATGAGCACTCTGCTATCCCTGTGCCCAGCTCCCCGGTGCAGCCCTACTCGGGTAATACTGAGCGTCTGGAAATGAGCGATGCTGCAGGTGACACTGTGACCTCTGCCTGCCTTCTCATGGCTCTGCTGTCAGCTCCACCACAGAGAGTACAGTCTCTA ATGCCGTGCCAGGAGAACGGCATTGCTCTTAACCATAACGAACCGGAGGAAACCACTAT GTCTCCTTCTCAGAGTTGGGAAGCAGAGGTGCTGGAGAACGTGGTGCATGTATCCGAGGAGGCCTCTATCCTTAACTAG
- the LOC116686108 gene encoding proline-rich protein 36, which yields MPFASDKLYNGYLRRNMATIVNTVKTTQIMIHLPCLTSHDRENIEAKRETRGESESMVVLLDCLKRRENWPEQFIEALEACEHPTLAAEIRAEYNALRGINNFNPNSPPLFRSHVHPAPSASHRSLPEGGANSQAIATPPAEASAPPQPAAQASPPLETPVQPQVPQSLVANVPETVSTSESVAEPPQLTQNKVIPCPTPPLSPVTPHNQATKTPPPQRKIESHQEPVENSESDIQDISGDTAVIPDQVRAGTSEESLISVATLQPSHPVEQCETDFPTHPDPVQTTTTATEISPPQSPSPTQMNSDVTNGSSFPMMTPERPPVQDTTPPVDLKPAAVLQPEQMSGRPATQVVESSPQTETAAPTCPLPGAAGMDTSLCDDTVCLSKPGQLISIPPQNHKPPAIPAPSSPVQPYSGNTERLEMSDAAGDTVTSACLSSCSAVSSTTDSTVSRLPCQENGIALNHNEPEENHYESPSQSLGMQQVLENVVHVSEEASILNLDGQSPTPQAHIVNDEAAKEITPAPPLFTNTVETVSSVNTPSSENHRPSEPAPADILPEQKTQTQDLKKKVASGIMPSNTKYILTAAGVGACALLMAWRFMR from the exons GAAAACATTGAGGCAAAAAGAGAGACtcgtggggaaagtgaaagcaTGGTGGTTCTTCTGGACTGtctgaagagaagagaaaactgGCCGGAGCAGTTCATCGAAGCGCTTGAGGCGTGTGAGCATCCGACTTTAGCAGCTGAGATCAGAGCAGAATACAACGCTCTGAGAGGCATCAACA ATTTCAATCCCAACTCCCCTCCCCTCTTCAGGTCACACGTCCATCCTGCACCCTCTGCCAGTCATCGGTCCCTCCCAGAAGGTGGTGCAAACAGTCAGGCTATTGCTACTCCACCAGCTGAAGCATCAGCTCCTCCACAGCCAGCTGCCCAGGCCTCCCCCCCTCTGGAAACCCCTGTGCAGCCACAAGTCCCCCAGAGCTTAGTAGCCAACGTTCCTGAAACAGTTTCCACATCTGAGTCTGTTGCTGAGCCTCCACAGTTAACTCAGAACAAAGTGATACCCTGTCCAACACCTCCTCTTTCCCCTGTTACCCCACATAATCAGGCCACTAAAACCCCACCACCTCAGAGGAAGATTGAATCTCACCAGGAGCCGGTGGAAAACTCTGAATCAGACATCCAGGATATCTCTGGTGATACCGCTGTGATCCCTGATCAGGTGAGGGCAGGAACCAGTGAGGAATCGTTGATCTCTGTGGCTACTCTTCAACCATCCCATCCTGTTGAGCAGTGTGAAACAGACTTTCCGACCCACCCAGATCCGGTCCAAACAACAACCACCGCCACAGAGATCAGTCCACCACAGAGTCCCTCTCCAACTCAGATGAACTCAGATGTGACCAATGGATCCTCTTTCCCCATGATGACCCCAGAGAGACCTCCAGTCCAGGACACCACCCCTCCTGTTGACCTAAAACCTGCTGCTGTCCTGCAGCCTGAACAGATGTCTGGACGTCCTGCTACACAA GTTGTTGAAAGCAGTCCACAGACAGAAACTGCAGCTCCAACCTGCCCCCTGCCTGGTGCTGCTGGGATGGACACCTCTCTCTGTGATGACACGGTGTGTCTGAGCAAGCCTGGTCAACTCATCAGCATCCCCCCACAAAATCACAAGCCCCCTGCTATCCCTGCACCCAGTTCCCCGGTGCAGCCCTACTCGGGTAATACTGAGCGTCTGGAAATGAGCGATGCTGCAGGTGACACTGTgacctctgcctgcctttcttCATGCTCTGCTGTCAGCTCCACCACAGATAGTACAGTCTCTAGACTGCCGTGCCAGGAGAACGGCATTGCTCTTAACCATAACGAACCGGAGGAAAACCACTATGAGTCTCCTTCTCAGAGTTTGGGAATGCAGCAGGTGCTGGAGAACGTGGTGCATGTATCCGAGGAGGCCTCTATCCTTAACCTAGACGGCCAAAGCCCAACGCCACAAGCTCACATCGTCAATGATGAAGCAGCCAAGGAGATCACGCCTGCACCACCACTATTCACCAACACTGTTGAAACTGTATCGAGTGTTAACACCCCCTCCAGTGAGAACCATCGTCCCTCTgagcctgcacctgctgatattTTACCAGAGcagaagacacagacacaggacTTAAAGAAGAAGGTGGCCTCTGGCATCATGCCAAGTAATACAAAGTACATTCTGACCGCTGCAGGAGTGGGCGCCTGTGCACTGCTGATGGCCTGGAGGTTTATGAGATAA